The Streptomyces sp. YIM 121038 genome includes a window with the following:
- a CDS encoding IS110 family transposase, with protein MGTRHQLIWVGIDAGKGHHWAAAIDGDGERLLSRKVINDEGEVLSLLADVLAMAEEVRWAVDISSRPSALLLTLLLARGQQVVYIPGKTVNRMTGAYRGEGKTDAKDARIIADLARLRRDFRPIEPSVELSSGLQLLVGYRQDLISDRVRLINRLREVLVGVCPALERAFEFRKRPGLVLLTGYQTPAAIRRMGVKRLTEWLARRKVRTPAVFAERAVEAAASQHTVLPGEDLAAKLVNELAHRVLELDERIKENEQAIAALFRTDERAEIIESMPGMGPILGAEFLALVGDMTSHKDAGHLAAHAGLAPVPRDSGRRTNNMHRPKHYNRRLRHVFYMSAHTAMTLPGPSQDYYRKKRKEGLLHTQAVLSLARRRVDVLWAMLRDKRLFTATPPLPRAA; from the coding sequence GTGGGTACGAGACATCAGCTGATCTGGGTGGGCATCGACGCGGGCAAGGGTCACCACTGGGCGGCGGCGATCGACGGCGACGGTGAACGGCTACTGTCGCGGAAGGTGATCAACGACGAGGGCGAGGTCCTCTCGCTTCTCGCCGACGTGCTGGCCATGGCGGAGGAGGTCCGCTGGGCGGTGGACATCTCCAGCCGCCCGTCCGCTCTGCTGCTGACCCTTCTGCTCGCGCGTGGCCAGCAGGTCGTCTACATCCCCGGCAAGACCGTGAACCGCATGACCGGTGCCTACCGCGGCGAGGGCAAGACCGACGCCAAGGACGCCCGGATCATCGCCGACCTGGCCCGGCTACGGCGGGACTTCCGCCCCATTGAGCCGTCGGTGGAGCTGTCCAGCGGGCTCCAGCTTCTCGTTGGCTACCGCCAGGACCTCATCTCTGACCGGGTTCGGCTGATCAACCGGCTGCGCGAGGTCCTGGTCGGTGTCTGTCCGGCCCTGGAGCGGGCCTTCGAGTTCCGCAAGCGGCCGGGGCTGGTCCTGCTGACCGGCTACCAGACACCGGCCGCCATCCGGCGCATGGGAGTGAAACGGCTGACGGAATGGCTTGCGCGCCGGAAGGTGCGGACCCCAGCCGTGTTCGCCGAGCGTGCCGTCGAGGCCGCCGCCTCGCAACACACTGTGCTGCCCGGCGAGGATCTGGCGGCGAAGCTCGTGAACGAGCTGGCCCATCGTGTCCTCGAACTGGACGAACGAATCAAGGAGAACGAGCAGGCCATTGCCGCCCTGTTCCGCACGGACGAGCGGGCCGAAATCATCGAGTCCATGCCCGGCATGGGCCCAATCCTCGGCGCCGAGTTCCTGGCCCTCGTCGGCGACATGACCTCGCACAAGGACGCAGGTCACCTGGCCGCTCACGCCGGCCTCGCCCCCGTCCCACGAGACTCCGGCCGACGGACCAACAACATGCACCGGCCCAAGCACTACAACCGGCGCCTGCGGCACGTCTTCTACATGTCCGCCCACACGGCGATGACGCTGCCCGGCCCGTCCCAGGACTACTACCGCAAGAAGCGCAAGGAGGGGCTGTTGCATACCCAGGCCGTGCTCTCGCTGGCCCGGCGACGAGTGGATGTCCTGTGGGCCATGCTCCGCGACAAACGGCTGTTCACCGCAACCCCACCCCTGCCTCGGGCCGCTTGA
- a CDS encoding IS1182 family transposase, protein MLQFLLGLSDRQAAEADRCRIDFKYAMAMELDDPGFHHSVLADFRDRLAEDDRADRLLDLALARLKEARLVRERTTQRTDSTHVLAAVRDLTRLELITEAVRAALEEVAGSSPHLLDGLVDEDWGLRYGRPVRLGKNPTKPMTRILATGNDAARLLEHLYRHGADRTPGSRVQALRQIMVQNYHRDQAGRLRWRTAEKEGGPGLPSSSRAIVSPYDTSARYARHGHIISWKGFAAHLTETCAPDGPNVITDVATTAATTHDSQVLPGIHTRLARRGLLPAEHLVDTGYTSLPHLEQATREHQVTVSGPLKSNPTHQHRRGEGFARDDFHIDYDRQQVTCPQGQVSAGWHGPYPTSSPTAAPLIVARFTKTQCQPCPARTQCTTARESHRTVGFPPRELRDLQLRVRAEQQKPEWKTRYAVRSGVEGTVNEFAHGHGMRRCRYRGQGKAHIQHILTAIAVNIERLSQLPPAEEASPPRRPTAFQHYLDQHAIPRPKSWRALGT, encoded by the coding sequence GTGCTGCAGTTCCTGCTCGGTCTGTCGGACCGGCAGGCCGCGGAAGCGGACCGCTGCCGCATCGACTTCAAGTACGCGATGGCCATGGAGCTGGACGATCCCGGATTCCATCACAGTGTGCTGGCCGACTTCCGCGACCGTCTCGCCGAGGACGACCGCGCCGACCGCCTCCTCGACCTCGCGCTGGCCCGCCTCAAGGAGGCCAGACTGGTGCGCGAGCGCACCACGCAGCGCACCGACTCCACCCACGTCCTGGCCGCGGTGCGCGACCTGACCCGCCTGGAGCTGATCACCGAGGCAGTCCGCGCCGCACTCGAAGAAGTCGCTGGTTCTTCCCCGCACCTGCTCGACGGCCTGGTCGACGAGGACTGGGGGCTCCGCTACGGCCGGCCGGTCCGTCTGGGCAAGAACCCCACCAAGCCCATGACCAGGATCCTCGCCACCGGAAACGACGCCGCCCGGCTCCTGGAACACCTCTACCGGCACGGAGCAGACCGCACGCCCGGCTCCCGTGTCCAGGCCCTGCGCCAGATCATGGTGCAGAACTACCACCGTGATCAGGCAGGTCGGCTGCGCTGGCGCACCGCCGAGAAGGAAGGCGGGCCTGGACTGCCGTCCTCGTCCCGGGCGATCGTCTCGCCCTACGACACCTCGGCCCGCTACGCGAGGCACGGGCACATCATCAGCTGGAAGGGGTTCGCCGCTCATCTGACGGAGACCTGTGCTCCCGACGGCCCCAACGTGATCACGGATGTCGCGACCACTGCGGCTACCACCCACGACAGCCAGGTCCTGCCCGGCATCCACACCCGCCTGGCGCGTCGCGGACTGCTGCCCGCCGAGCACCTGGTCGACACTGGCTACACCTCCCTGCCCCACCTGGAACAGGCCACCCGTGAACACCAGGTCACCGTCTCCGGGCCGCTGAAGAGCAACCCCACCCACCAGCACCGCCGAGGCGAGGGCTTCGCCCGGGACGACTTCCACATCGACTACGACCGTCAGCAGGTCACCTGCCCCCAGGGACAGGTCAGCGCGGGCTGGCACGGCCCCTACCCGACCTCCTCGCCGACCGCGGCCCCGCTGATCGTGGCCAGATTCACCAAGACCCAGTGCCAGCCCTGCCCGGCCCGCACCCAGTGCACCACCGCCCGCGAAAGCCACCGCACCGTGGGCTTTCCCCCACGAGAACTCCGCGACCTGCAACTCCGCGTCCGCGCCGAACAGCAGAAGCCCGAGTGGAAGACCCGCTACGCGGTCCGCTCCGGAGTGGAGGGCACGGTCAACGAGTTCGCCCACGGCCACGGCATGCGGCGCTGCCGCTACCGAGGACAGGGAAAGGCCCACATCCAGCACATCCTGACGGCCATCGCCGTCAACATCGAGCGCCTCAGCCAACTGCCACCGGCCGAGGAAGCCTCCCCACCCCGCCGACCGACCGCCTTCCAGCACTACCTCGACCAGCACGCGATACCCCGGCCCAAGTCCTGGCGAGCCCTGGGCACCTGA
- a CDS encoding PAS domain S-box protein has translation MNTDRKPGINFLPAAVIESLPIAIWATDLDFHLTHFIAAPELDILISGSSVIVIQDGRRGYDVRYPQHPDVAAHLRARAGETVTWQTGRGESARACVAPIKESDGKVVGVVGAAVDLAALREEEHRRECAEEVLYTLLDRGDYAAALLDKDDRVIYANETYLEAVGMPLREVLGNPEYPIMKDPSGENGKLAGEGEGPTSGRKDSPGNRFKSRRFAISQSGVDIKMHLAIDVSEVNAIRGALRRSERLYRAALEGIGKPASVVTLQGRIEGANREFAEMLKSPQRQIAGMHIDDFAMPSERDTLAALRESFGRGARGPVNGRLLFRVDGQAILGEVEIRPLPSPEGHDLEIWTVLSWGDPVEQMARTVRGSSNITEIDQKVLELLAAGYSNSEIASDLSLSRQGLDYRLKILRKRLRADSRGAIIARAYNQGLLDVYSWPPRCSPTAGLLGN, from the coding sequence ATGAACACAGACAGGAAGCCTGGGATTAACTTCTTGCCAGCTGCCGTTATTGAAAGCCTACCCATTGCCATATGGGCTACGGACTTGGATTTTCATCTGACCCACTTCATTGCGGCACCTGAACTTGATATCCTGATCTCAGGATCTTCTGTTATCGTAATACAGGACGGGCGGCGTGGATATGATGTTCGATACCCGCAGCACCCGGACGTCGCAGCCCACCTTCGGGCCCGGGCAGGTGAGACCGTAACTTGGCAGACGGGCCGGGGAGAATCGGCAAGAGCTTGCGTGGCTCCGATCAAAGAAAGCGATGGGAAGGTCGTTGGCGTAGTTGGCGCCGCAGTGGATCTGGCGGCCCTGAGGGAAGAGGAGCATCGTAGGGAGTGCGCCGAGGAGGTTCTATATACTCTATTGGATAGAGGTGACTACGCGGCAGCCCTCCTAGATAAAGATGATCGTGTAATTTACGCAAACGAAACATATTTGGAAGCCGTGGGTATGCCATTGAGGGAGGTTCTTGGAAATCCAGAATATCCCATCATGAAAGATCCTTCAGGCGAGAACGGAAAGCTTGCTGGAGAGGGCGAAGGCCCCACGAGCGGGAGGAAGGATTCCCCGGGGAATAGGTTCAAGTCACGTCGCTTCGCTATTTCCCAGTCGGGTGTGGATATTAAGATGCACCTCGCCATCGACGTTAGCGAGGTAAATGCTATTCGCGGCGCCCTTCGTCGGAGTGAGAGGCTCTATAGAGCAGCCTTGGAAGGAATTGGCAAGCCAGCCTCTGTTGTCACACTGCAGGGTCGGATCGAAGGCGCAAATAGGGAGTTTGCTGAAATGTTGAAAAGCCCCCAACGGCAGATCGCTGGAATGCATATCGACGACTTTGCCATGCCATCCGAACGTGATACTCTTGCAGCGTTGCGGGAGTCCTTCGGTCGGGGAGCGCGAGGTCCGGTTAACGGCAGGTTGCTGTTTAGGGTCGATGGGCAAGCCATCCTGGGGGAGGTTGAAATCCGCCCCCTTCCCTCGCCTGAGGGTCACGACCTTGAAATCTGGACAGTTCTCAGCTGGGGGGATCCGGTCGAGCAAATGGCGCGCACCGTCAGAGGCTCCTCTAACATCACTGAGATCGATCAAAAAGTGCTTGAACTCTTGGCGGCAGGTTACAGTAACAGCGAAATCGCTTCAGATCTTTCCCTGAGTCGCCAGGGTCTTGATTATCGACTCAAAATTCTCCGGAAGAGGCTGAGGGCGGACAGTCGGGGCGCCATTATTGCACGTGCCTACAACCAAGGACTCTTGGATGTATATTCTTGGCCGCCTCGGTGCTCGCCAACTGCGGGGCTTTTGGGAAATTGA
- a CDS encoding transposase — MRRRSHNPASHCVLTRRSNLTVIYERAPGRTENSQIGVFPAYATHRGRTLIDRRLHLPTSWTDDRERCRQAGIDDHVTFETKVATARAMVRRALADKIPFGWVTADAAYGYSKGAGGNTRERGHS, encoded by the coding sequence GTGCGGAGGCGTAGTCATAACCCAGCCTCCCACTGCGTCCTGACCCGCAGATCCAATCTGACAGTCATTTACGAACGAGCCCCCGGACGCACCGAGAACAGCCAGATCGGCGTGTTCCCCGCCTACGCCACCCACCGCGGACGCACCCTGATCGACCGGCGCCTGCATCTACCCACGTCATGGACCGACGACCGGGAAAGATGCCGACAGGCCGGCATCGACGACCACGTCACCTTCGAGACCAAAGTAGCCACGGCCAGGGCGATGGTGCGCCGGGCTCTCGCGGACAAGATCCCGTTCGGATGGGTGACGGCGGATGCCGCCTACGGCTACAGCAAGGGAGCCGGAGGAAATACCCGCGAAAGGGGCCATTCGTAG
- a CDS encoding Tn3 family transposase — MASVERTAYPRFKRVTSARELAEFFTLSPEEIAWVEGRARWPGHRLALAVLLKSCARLGYFPALEAVPLAVVAHVRGCLGLADDVVAEVASSRTAKHHRTWVRERIGLVRDPVRAREVALGAMKAAAPVRAHAADLVNVALEELVRAGLELPGFSTLDRMAASVRARVEGEICAGIVGRMSEATRARIAVLLGVPVGERRSGFDVMKEPGRRATWSRFRAHAERMEWLDTLGDSGWWVGKVPSAKVAALAAQARVLSVGEMKDITGPKRTAVLACLVAEVRTRARDEFVTMLCKRMARHLKRAEAELAEIERRHKEVTEQLIVAYREVLSALRDPAGEGAGAAAGTLDDVLALKQAREAVERAGGFDAQLADIEALAAHHGNNWTPLVERFFRVDRPTMFKLLGKLTWVATSADRNVLDALEHAVAHRHLTRTLIPDTLLAPTPTSPGQGSDVAAGEGDAPVRAPLDLSFASKNWLKTVYAKDAPGMLVRRHFEAMVFTYLVEELRCGDIAVVGCEEYGDWTRMLLPWQECVPKLEAFCAEAGLPATAREFTARLRQQLTDIATAVDEGYPDNTDLVIDPLTGVPSLKARRGSELRASAEELDGELERRLPARTVLEHLARSAHWTGWWHRLGPLSGSDAKIRDPLRRYVITAFTYGCNLGPAQAARHMRGAVSAHELAAIAQRHTTTRNLGRASADVVDAYMLLDIVTAWGDGSVAAVDGTMMDTVIDNLLAETSIRYGGYGGIAHHLVADTYIALFSRFVPCGVWEAVYLIDSLLSNESSAQPDTVHADTQGQSFPVFGLAYLLGIDLLPRIRNFHDLTFHRPDPAVRYRHIDPLFSTDPRTAVDWRLIERHWPDLMQVALSVKEGTVSSVTLLRRLNNRSRKNQIYQAFRELGRAVRTMVLLRYLSEPSLREQITRATNKAEAYNGFTKWLAFGNLGLLRSRDPEQQEKAVKFLDLVAPSVIFSTAVDMTTVLREMAQEGWDVLPEDVAVLSPHRTGHVLRFGDYATDHLHVPPTPYGPALRLKGDSGAAPGP, encoded by the coding sequence GTGGCGTCGGTGGAGCGGACGGCGTATCCGCGTTTCAAGCGGGTGACGTCGGCACGGGAGCTGGCGGAGTTCTTCACCCTGTCGCCGGAGGAGATCGCCTGGGTAGAGGGGCGGGCCCGGTGGCCGGGGCACCGGCTGGCTTTGGCGGTGCTTCTGAAGTCCTGTGCCCGGCTGGGGTACTTCCCTGCGTTGGAGGCGGTGCCGCTTGCGGTGGTGGCGCATGTGCGCGGGTGTCTGGGGCTGGCGGATGACGTGGTGGCGGAGGTGGCGTCCTCGCGGACGGCGAAGCACCACCGCACGTGGGTCCGTGAGCGTATCGGTCTGGTGCGGGATCCGGTGCGGGCGCGTGAGGTGGCGTTGGGGGCGATGAAGGCGGCGGCGCCGGTGCGGGCGCATGCGGCGGATCTGGTGAATGTGGCGCTGGAGGAGCTGGTCCGGGCGGGGCTGGAGCTGCCGGGGTTCTCCACGCTGGACCGGATGGCGGCGTCGGTCCGGGCGCGGGTGGAAGGGGAGATCTGTGCGGGGATCGTGGGGCGGATGAGCGAGGCCACCCGTGCCCGGATCGCTGTTTTGCTGGGAGTGCCGGTGGGGGAGCGGCGCAGTGGGTTCGATGTGATGAAGGAGCCGGGGCGGCGGGCGACGTGGTCGCGGTTTAGGGCGCATGCGGAGCGGATGGAGTGGCTGGACACCCTGGGCGACAGTGGCTGGTGGGTGGGGAAGGTGCCGTCGGCGAAGGTGGCCGCGCTGGCGGCGCAGGCCCGCGTGCTGTCGGTGGGCGAGATGAAGGACATCACCGGGCCGAAGCGCACGGCGGTGCTGGCGTGTCTGGTGGCGGAGGTGCGCACGAGGGCGCGGGATGAGTTCGTGACGATGCTGTGCAAGCGGATGGCTCGGCATCTGAAGCGGGCGGAGGCGGAGCTGGCGGAGATTGAGCGGCGGCACAAGGAGGTGACTGAGCAGCTGATCGTCGCCTACCGGGAGGTCCTGTCCGCGCTGCGCGACCCCGCGGGCGAAGGCGCCGGGGCTGCTGCGGGGACGCTGGATGATGTGCTGGCGCTGAAGCAGGCCCGGGAGGCGGTCGAGCGGGCAGGTGGCTTCGATGCCCAGCTCGCCGACATCGAGGCGCTGGCCGCGCATCACGGGAACAACTGGACACCACTGGTGGAACGCTTCTTCCGGGTGGACCGGCCCACCATGTTCAAGCTGCTCGGCAAACTGACCTGGGTGGCGACCTCGGCGGACCGCAATGTGCTCGATGCGCTGGAGCACGCCGTCGCCCACCGCCATCTCACCCGCACCCTCATCCCCGATACGCTCCTCGCGCCCACACCCACGTCCCCGGGCCAGGGCAGCGACGTGGCTGCCGGTGAGGGGGACGCGCCGGTCCGAGCCCCGTTGGATCTGTCGTTCGCGTCGAAGAACTGGCTCAAGACCGTGTACGCGAAGGATGCACCGGGGATGCTGGTGCGCCGGCACTTCGAGGCGATGGTCTTCACCTACCTGGTCGAGGAGCTGCGCTGTGGGGACATCGCCGTGGTCGGCTGTGAGGAGTACGGCGACTGGACCCGGATGCTTCTGCCCTGGCAGGAGTGCGTCCCGAAGCTGGAGGCGTTCTGTGCCGAGGCCGGACTCCCGGCCACCGCCAGGGAGTTCACGGCCCGGCTCCGCCAGCAGCTCACCGACATCGCCACAGCGGTGGACGAAGGCTATCCGGACAACACGGACCTGGTGATCGACCCGCTCACGGGGGTGCCGTCGCTCAAGGCGCGCCGAGGGAGCGAGCTGCGGGCGTCGGCGGAGGAGCTGGACGGTGAGCTGGAGCGGCGGTTGCCGGCGCGGACGGTGTTGGAGCACCTGGCCCGTTCGGCGCACTGGACCGGCTGGTGGCACCGGCTCGGCCCGCTGTCCGGCAGTGATGCGAAGATCCGGGACCCGCTGCGGCGCTACGTGATCACCGCGTTCACCTACGGCTGCAACCTGGGTCCGGCCCAGGCGGCGAGGCACATGCGCGGCGCGGTATCGGCGCACGAGCTGGCGGCGATCGCCCAGCGCCACACCACCACCCGCAACCTCGGACGCGCCAGCGCGGACGTGGTGGACGCCTATATGCTGCTGGACATCGTCACCGCGTGGGGCGACGGCAGTGTGGCGGCGGTGGACGGAACAATGATGGACACCGTCATCGACAACCTCCTGGCCGAGACCTCGATCCGCTACGGCGGTTACGGCGGGATCGCCCACCATCTAGTCGCCGACACCTATATCGCCCTCTTCTCCAGATTTGTGCCCTGCGGGGTGTGGGAGGCCGTCTACCTGATCGACTCCCTCCTGTCCAACGAATCCTCGGCACAGCCCGATACGGTGCATGCCGATACGCAAGGGCAGAGCTTCCCGGTCTTCGGACTTGCGTACCTCCTGGGCATCGACCTCCTCCCGCGTATCCGCAATTTCCATGATCTGACCTTCCACCGCCCCGACCCGGCGGTGCGCTACCGGCACATCGACCCGCTGTTCTCCACCGACCCCCGCACCGCGGTCGACTGGCGCCTTATCGAGCGGCACTGGCCCGATCTCATGCAGGTGGCGCTCTCGGTCAAGGAGGGCACCGTCTCCTCGGTCACCCTGCTGCGGCGGCTGAACAACCGGTCGCGGAAGAACCAGATCTACCAGGCGTTCAGGGAACTCGGACGCGCGGTACGTACCATGGTGCTGTTGCGGTATCTGTCGGAACCCTCGCTTCGGGAGCAGATCACCAGGGCCACGAACAAGGCGGAGGCCTACAACGGGTTCACCAAGTGGCTCGCCTTCGGCAACCTGGGCCTGCTCAGGAGCCGGGACCCCGAACAGCAGGAGAAAGCGGTCAAGTTCCTCGACCTCGTCGCTCCCAGCGTGATCTTCTCCACCGCCGTCGACATGACCACCGTCCTGCGGGAAATGGCCCAAGAAGGCTGGGACGTGCTGCCCGAGGACGTGGCGGTGCTCAGTCCGCACCGGACCGGGCACGTGCTGCGCTTCGGCGACTACGCCACCGACCACCTCCACGTCCCGCCCACCCCCTACGGCCCCGCCCTCCGCCTCAAGGGCGACAGCGGGGCAGCCCCAGGGCCCTGA
- a CDS encoding polyprenyl synthetase family protein: MTVPSLTVQPLDLGAAQTHVDEVLHDFLHLKPQAAKADGLPEDIPRQLRRFLDAGGKRLRPLLCVLGWHAAGGRGKTGPIVRTAAALELFHAFCLTHDDIMDRSATRRGQSTVHRTLATRHPDPDSRAAAWWGTCGAILAGDMALAWCEELLDSAEPPPACRTALRQVLAAMRQEVIYGQYLDLLAPLGPATDLNTALRVIRYKRAKYTVERPLHTGAVLAGADEVLLESLSRFALPLGEAFQLRDDLLGVFGNPQQTGKPVLDDLREGKHTVLLALAAQRATGAQQTLLTHLVGDPGLDETSAARIQDVLKATGARTTVESMIAARYEQALTALEGTPLPPAAIVTLRRIAALAVERAS, from the coding sequence GTGACCGTGCCCTCCCTGACGGTCCAGCCGCTGGACCTGGGCGCCGCCCAAACCCACGTCGACGAGGTGCTGCACGACTTCTTGCACCTCAAGCCCCAGGCCGCGAAGGCAGACGGGCTCCCCGAGGACATTCCCCGTCAGTTGCGCCGCTTCCTGGATGCGGGCGGGAAGCGGCTGCGCCCGCTGCTGTGTGTCCTGGGCTGGCACGCCGCCGGCGGCCGCGGCAAGACCGGACCCATCGTGCGCACGGCGGCGGCACTGGAACTCTTCCACGCCTTCTGCCTCACCCACGACGACATCATGGACCGCTCCGCCACCCGCCGCGGACAATCCACCGTCCACCGCACCCTCGCCACCCGGCATCCGGACCCGGACAGCCGTGCTGCCGCCTGGTGGGGAACCTGCGGCGCGATCCTGGCCGGCGACATGGCCCTGGCCTGGTGTGAGGAACTCCTCGACAGCGCAGAGCCTCCGCCCGCCTGCCGCACCGCCCTGCGCCAGGTTCTCGCGGCAATGCGCCAGGAGGTCATCTACGGCCAGTACCTGGACCTGCTGGCTCCCCTCGGGCCCGCCACCGACCTGAACACGGCGCTGCGCGTGATCCGCTACAAGAGAGCGAAGTACACGGTGGAGCGCCCCCTGCACACCGGGGCCGTCCTCGCCGGGGCCGACGAGGTGCTGCTGGAGTCTCTGAGCCGGTTCGCCCTGCCCCTGGGTGAAGCGTTCCAGCTCCGCGATGACCTGCTGGGCGTCTTCGGCAATCCCCAGCAGACCGGCAAACCGGTCCTGGACGATCTGCGCGAGGGCAAGCACACCGTCCTGCTGGCGCTGGCAGCCCAGCGCGCCACCGGGGCCCAACAGACACTTCTGACACATCTGGTGGGCGATCCGGGCCTTGACGAGACCAGCGCTGCCCGCATCCAGGACGTGCTGAAGGCCACCGGGGCCCGCACCACCGTGGAGTCCATGATCGCTGCCCGGTACGAGCAGGCCCTGACCGCATTGGAGGGGACCCCGCTCCCGCCCGCCGCCATCGTCACACTGCGGCGCATCGCGGCGCTGGCCGTGGAGCGGGCCTCGTGA
- a CDS encoding 4-hydroxy-3-methylbut-2-enyl diphosphate reductase, which yields MTGPKRVLLATPRGACAGVERAIATVEKALEAYGAPVYVRHEIVHNTYVVKTLEKKGAVFVEDTSQVPPGSIVIFSAHGVAPAVHKGAARRQLTVVDATCPLVTKDHKEALRYAKEDYDILLIGHEGHEEVIGTSGEAPEHITLVDGPEDVADVEVRDPDKAVWLSQTTLSVDETMQTVDALKGRYPNLLSPPSDDICYATQNRQIAVEQMGAESDLVIVVGSRNSSNSKRLVEVALGAGAKASYLVDYAEELNEAWLDGVTTVGVTSGASVPEILVDGVLKWLAQRGYGDVETVKAAEEHQHFALPRELAQPSRTFRQKRGTP from the coding sequence GTGACCGGCCCCAAGCGAGTATTGCTCGCCACCCCGCGCGGGGCCTGCGCCGGGGTGGAGCGGGCCATCGCCACCGTGGAGAAGGCGCTGGAAGCGTACGGGGCGCCGGTCTATGTGCGCCACGAGATCGTCCACAACACATACGTGGTCAAGACCCTGGAGAAGAAGGGCGCGGTCTTCGTCGAGGACACCTCCCAGGTGCCACCGGGCAGCATCGTCATCTTCTCCGCGCACGGCGTCGCCCCAGCCGTTCACAAGGGCGCCGCACGGCGCCAGTTGACGGTCGTTGACGCGACCTGCCCGCTGGTCACCAAGGACCACAAGGAAGCCCTCCGCTACGCCAAGGAGGACTACGACATCCTCCTCATCGGCCACGAGGGCCACGAAGAAGTCATCGGTACGAGCGGCGAGGCACCCGAGCACATCACACTGGTCGACGGCCCCGAGGACGTCGCCGATGTCGAGGTGCGCGACCCGGACAAGGCCGTCTGGCTCTCCCAGACCACGCTGTCGGTCGACGAGACGATGCAGACGGTCGACGCCCTCAAGGGCCGCTACCCGAACCTGCTCTCGCCGCCCAGTGACGACATCTGCTACGCGACGCAGAACCGGCAGATCGCGGTCGAGCAGATGGGCGCGGAATCCGACCTGGTCATCGTGGTCGGGTCCCGCAACTCCTCCAACTCCAAGCGGCTGGTCGAGGTCGCCCTCGGCGCCGGTGCGAAGGCGTCGTACCTGGTCGACTACGCCGAGGAGCTCAATGAGGCGTGGCTAGACGGGGTGACCACGGTGGGTGTGACCTCCGGTGCTTCTGTTCCGGAGATCCTGGTCGACGGCGTCTTGAAATGGCTGGCCCAGCGCGGGTACGGCGACGTCGAGACCGTCAAAGCCGCGGAAGAACACCAGCACTTCGCCCTACCCCGCGAACTGGCCCAGCCATCACGCACCTTCCGACAGAAGCGAGGAACCCCATGA